From Cyanobacteria bacterium QS_8_64_29:
ATAGTTGCTGTCGCGCTTCTAGCGCCGTGGCGCTGTATGCCTGGCGAGGCTGTTGCTGGATGCGATCTTGGTAAGCCCGTTCGATCTCATCAGCCGTTGCCTGAATGGGAACCCCCAGAATCTGGTAGTAGTCGAGTGGAATTCGCACGATATGCTTCCCGCACGCTTCGCGAGCGAACTGAACGGGTTACCCCTAGAGGCCGCCTGGCTCGAGGCGCGGGCTCAGCCAGCCGCTAGCCTCAATGCCAAAGTCTAGCTCAAGCTCGCCCCCTTGCAACGGTCTGGCGTCCTGCGAGCGAGTGCCGCTGCCGCTTTGGGCTTGACCCGCCACCGCGTTTTGCCGTCAGCACCAACCACCCTATGGTTTCGGAACGGACCTTACCCAAATTCCACGACACGCCGCCCCAAATCACCAAAGCGCAAGGCCTGCAGCTCTACGAAGACATGAGCCTAGGCCGCGCGTTCGAAGACAAATGCGCCGAGATGTACTATCGCGGCAGAATGTTTGGCTTCGTTCACCTCTATAACGGCCAGGAAGCGGTCTCGACTGGCGTCATTCAAGCCCTGCGCCGGGGAGAGGATTTCGTTGCCAGTACCTATCGCGATCACGTCCATGCCCTAAGCTGCGGCATCTCGCCCCAAACCATCATGGCCGAGCTGTTTGGCAAAGAAACCGGCTGCAGTCGGGGGCGCGGCGGCTCGATGCACTTGTTCTCTCACACTCATCGCCTGTTGGGCGGCTACGCTTTTGTTGCCGAAGGGATTCCGGTGGCAACCGGCGCAGCCTTCCAAGCCCAATACCGGCAGCAAGTCTTCCAACAGGCAGACGCCGATTGGGTCGTGGCTTGCTTTTTGGGCGATGGGGCCACCAACAACGGGCAGTTTTTCGAGTGCCTCAACATGGCCTCGCTCTGGAACC
This genomic window contains:
- the pdhA gene encoding pyruvate dehydrogenase (acetyl-transferring) E1 component subunit alpha; its protein translation is MVSERTLPKFHDTPPQITKAQGLQLYEDMSLGRAFEDKCAEMYYRGRMFGFVHLYNGQEAVSTGVIQALRRGEDFVASTYRDHVHALSCGISPQTIMAELFGKETGCSRGRGGSMHLFSHTHRLLGGYAFVAEGIPVATGAAFQAQYRQQVFQQADADWVVACFLGDGATNNGQFFECLNMASLWNLPIVYVVENNQWAIGMAHERAAAQPEIYKKAHAFNMPGVEVDGMDVLAVRSAAQEAIERARSGNGPTLIETLTYRFRGHSLADPDELRSDEEKQQWLTRDPLKRFAAHLTERNLVDREELQAIDEKVERQVEEAVEFAENSPEPDPSELYRYIEADSD